A section of the Mycteria americana isolate JAX WOST 10 ecotype Jacksonville Zoo and Gardens chromosome 19, USCA_MyAme_1.0, whole genome shotgun sequence genome encodes:
- the LAYN gene encoding layilin isoform X4, whose translation MLAAAALCAAALGWAAGARLLSAVDISLRRGQTVCRGGTQQPCYKIVYFHDASRRISYEEAHLACRADGGHLVSIETEAEQRLIEKFIESLLASDGDFWIGLRRKKEEVDNSTECQNLYSWSDGSSSKFRNWYVDEPSCGSEICVVMYHQPSAPPGVGGSYMFQWNDDRCNMKNNFICKYSLDVATEPSNPVFPVERHKKDGNVTVVETKDPVQSLAYILIPSIPVLLLLVVVTAIFWFWFFAKRRQERIDAGPKEEDAWLSNSRKNSPNLDIYKVIKKQSEADLAGTRPDIKNSSFRTQEDKMLDSLSRDYDDAAMNTSTSGFVTLASTESGFVTNDIYELCGDRVGRSKESAWVENEIYGY comes from the exons ATGCTGGCGGCCGCGGCCCTGTGCGCCGccgcgctgggctgggctgcgggggcACGGCTGCTCAGCG CAGTGGACATATCGCTCAGAAGAG gACAGACAGTTTGCCGGGGTGGAACACAGCAACCATGCtacaaaatagtttattttcatGATGCTTCACGCAGGATCAGCTATGAAGAAGCACACCTTGCCTGCAGAGCTGATGGCGGACATCTAGTCAGTATTGAAACAGAAGCAGAGCAAAGACTGATTGAAAAATTTATTGAAAGTCTCTTAGCTTCTGATGGAGATTTTTGGATAGGGcttaggaggaaaaaggaggaggtaGACAATAGTACAGAGTGTCAGAACCTCTACTCCTGGTCAGATGGCAGCTCCTCCAAGTTCCG GAACTGGTATGTAGATGAGCCATCCTGTGGGAGTGAAATCTGTGTTGTGATGTACCACCAGCCATCTGCCCCACCAGGTGTCGGAGGTTCTTACATGTTTCAGTGGAACGATGACAGATGCaatatgaaaaataacttcatttgcAAATATTCTCTTG ATGTTGCAACAGAGCCCTCAAACCCAGTATTCCCAGTAGAACGCCATAAGAAAGATGGTAATGTAACAGTTGTAGAAACCAAAG ACCCTGTTCAGAGTCTTGCCTACATCCTCATTCCCAGCAttcctgtgctgcttctcctggTGGTTGTTACAGccatcttctggttttggttttttgcgaAGAG GAGACAGGAGCGAATAGATGCAGGCCCAAAGGAAGAAGATGCATGGCTGTCTAACTCCAGGAAGAACAGTCCAAATCTGGATATTTACAAAGTAATCAAGAAGCAGTCAGAAGCAGATCTGGCTGGAACCAGGCCTGACATTAAGAATTCTTCCTTCCGTACACAGGAAGATAAGATGCTTGACAGCCTCTCCAGGGATTATGATGATGCGGCAATGAATACATCAACGAGTGGCTTTGTGACATTGGCCAGTACTGAAAGTGGCTTTGTGACCAATGATATCTATGAGCTGTGTGGAGATCGTGTGGGGAGGAGCAAGGAATCGGCCTGGGTGGAGAATGAGATTTATGGATATTAA
- the LAYN gene encoding layilin isoform X5, which produces MLAAAALCAAALGWAAGARLLSAVDISLRRGQTVCRGGTQQPCYKIVYFHDASRRISYEEAHLACRADGGHLVSIETEAEQRLIEKFIESLLASDGDFWIGLRRKKEEVDNSTECQNLYSWSDGSSSKFRNWYVDEPSCGSEICVVMYHQPSAPPGVGGSYMFQWNDDRCNMKNNFICKYSLDVATEPSNPVFPVERHKKDDPVQSLAYILIPSIPVLLLLVVVTAIFWFWFFAKRRQERIDAGPKEEDAWLSNSRKNSPNLDIYKVIKKQSEADLAGTRPDIKNSSFRTQEDKMLDSLSRDYDDAAMNTSTSGFVTLASTESGFVTNDIYELCGDRVGRSKESAWVENEIYGY; this is translated from the exons ATGCTGGCGGCCGCGGCCCTGTGCGCCGccgcgctgggctgggctgcgggggcACGGCTGCTCAGCG CAGTGGACATATCGCTCAGAAGAG gACAGACAGTTTGCCGGGGTGGAACACAGCAACCATGCtacaaaatagtttattttcatGATGCTTCACGCAGGATCAGCTATGAAGAAGCACACCTTGCCTGCAGAGCTGATGGCGGACATCTAGTCAGTATTGAAACAGAAGCAGAGCAAAGACTGATTGAAAAATTTATTGAAAGTCTCTTAGCTTCTGATGGAGATTTTTGGATAGGGcttaggaggaaaaaggaggaggtaGACAATAGTACAGAGTGTCAGAACCTCTACTCCTGGTCAGATGGCAGCTCCTCCAAGTTCCG GAACTGGTATGTAGATGAGCCATCCTGTGGGAGTGAAATCTGTGTTGTGATGTACCACCAGCCATCTGCCCCACCAGGTGTCGGAGGTTCTTACATGTTTCAGTGGAACGATGACAGATGCaatatgaaaaataacttcatttgcAAATATTCTCTTG ATGTTGCAACAGAGCCCTCAAACCCAGTATTCCCAGTAGAACGCCATAAGAAAGATG ACCCTGTTCAGAGTCTTGCCTACATCCTCATTCCCAGCAttcctgtgctgcttctcctggTGGTTGTTACAGccatcttctggttttggttttttgcgaAGAG GAGACAGGAGCGAATAGATGCAGGCCCAAAGGAAGAAGATGCATGGCTGTCTAACTCCAGGAAGAACAGTCCAAATCTGGATATTTACAAAGTAATCAAGAAGCAGTCAGAAGCAGATCTGGCTGGAACCAGGCCTGACATTAAGAATTCTTCCTTCCGTACACAGGAAGATAAGATGCTTGACAGCCTCTCCAGGGATTATGATGATGCGGCAATGAATACATCAACGAGTGGCTTTGTGACATTGGCCAGTACTGAAAGTGGCTTTGTGACCAATGATATCTATGAGCTGTGTGGAGATCGTGTGGGGAGGAGCAAGGAATCGGCCTGGGTGGAGAATGAGATTTATGGATATTAA
- the LAYN gene encoding layilin isoform X7: MLAAAALCAAALGWAAGARLLSAVDISLRRGQTVCRGGTQQPCYKIVYFHDASRRISYEEAHLACRADGGHLVSIETEAEQRLIEKFIESLLASDGDFWIGLRRKKEEVDNSTECQNLYSWSDGSSSKFRNWYVDEPSCGSEICVVMYHQPSAPPGVGGSYMFQWNDDRCNMKNNFICKYSLEKPTNAPIENSQRDPVQSLAYILIPSIPVLLLLVVVTAIFWFWFFAKRRQERIDAGPKEEDAWLSNSRKNSPNLDIYKVIKKQSEADLAGTRPDIKNSSFRTQEDKMLDSLSRDYDDAAMNTSTSGFVTLASTESGFVTNDIYELCGDRVGRSKESAWVENEIYGY; this comes from the exons ATGCTGGCGGCCGCGGCCCTGTGCGCCGccgcgctgggctgggctgcgggggcACGGCTGCTCAGCG CAGTGGACATATCGCTCAGAAGAG gACAGACAGTTTGCCGGGGTGGAACACAGCAACCATGCtacaaaatagtttattttcatGATGCTTCACGCAGGATCAGCTATGAAGAAGCACACCTTGCCTGCAGAGCTGATGGCGGACATCTAGTCAGTATTGAAACAGAAGCAGAGCAAAGACTGATTGAAAAATTTATTGAAAGTCTCTTAGCTTCTGATGGAGATTTTTGGATAGGGcttaggaggaaaaaggaggaggtaGACAATAGTACAGAGTGTCAGAACCTCTACTCCTGGTCAGATGGCAGCTCCTCCAAGTTCCG GAACTGGTATGTAGATGAGCCATCCTGTGGGAGTGAAATCTGTGTTGTGATGTACCACCAGCCATCTGCCCCACCAGGTGTCGGAGGTTCTTACATGTTTCAGTGGAACGATGACAGATGCaatatgaaaaataacttcatttgcAAATATTCTCTTG AGAAGCCAACGAATGCTCCAATAGAGAATTCTCAAAGAG ACCCTGTTCAGAGTCTTGCCTACATCCTCATTCCCAGCAttcctgtgctgcttctcctggTGGTTGTTACAGccatcttctggttttggttttttgcgaAGAG GAGACAGGAGCGAATAGATGCAGGCCCAAAGGAAGAAGATGCATGGCTGTCTAACTCCAGGAAGAACAGTCCAAATCTGGATATTTACAAAGTAATCAAGAAGCAGTCAGAAGCAGATCTGGCTGGAACCAGGCCTGACATTAAGAATTCTTCCTTCCGTACACAGGAAGATAAGATGCTTGACAGCCTCTCCAGGGATTATGATGATGCGGCAATGAATACATCAACGAGTGGCTTTGTGACATTGGCCAGTACTGAAAGTGGCTTTGTGACCAATGATATCTATGAGCTGTGTGGAGATCGTGTGGGGAGGAGCAAGGAATCGGCCTGGGTGGAGAATGAGATTTATGGATATTAA
- the LAYN gene encoding layilin isoform X3, protein MLAAAALCAAALGWAAGARLLSAVDISLRRGQTVCRGGTQQPCYKIVYFHDASRRISYEEAHLACRADGGHLVSIETEAEQRLIEKFIESLLASDGDFWIGLRRKKEEVDNSTECQNLYSWSDGSSSKFRNWYVDEPSCGSEICVVMYHQPSAPPGVGGSYMFQWNDDRCNMKNNFICKYSLEKPTNAPIENSQRDVATEPSNPVFPVERHKKDDPVQSLAYILIPSIPVLLLLVVVTAIFWFWFFAKRRQERIDAGPKEEDAWLSNSRKNSPNLDIYKVIKKQSEADLAGTRPDIKNSSFRTQEDKMLDSLSRDYDDAAMNTSTSGFVTLASTESGFVTNDIYELCGDRVGRSKESAWVENEIYGY, encoded by the exons ATGCTGGCGGCCGCGGCCCTGTGCGCCGccgcgctgggctgggctgcgggggcACGGCTGCTCAGCG CAGTGGACATATCGCTCAGAAGAG gACAGACAGTTTGCCGGGGTGGAACACAGCAACCATGCtacaaaatagtttattttcatGATGCTTCACGCAGGATCAGCTATGAAGAAGCACACCTTGCCTGCAGAGCTGATGGCGGACATCTAGTCAGTATTGAAACAGAAGCAGAGCAAAGACTGATTGAAAAATTTATTGAAAGTCTCTTAGCTTCTGATGGAGATTTTTGGATAGGGcttaggaggaaaaaggaggaggtaGACAATAGTACAGAGTGTCAGAACCTCTACTCCTGGTCAGATGGCAGCTCCTCCAAGTTCCG GAACTGGTATGTAGATGAGCCATCCTGTGGGAGTGAAATCTGTGTTGTGATGTACCACCAGCCATCTGCCCCACCAGGTGTCGGAGGTTCTTACATGTTTCAGTGGAACGATGACAGATGCaatatgaaaaataacttcatttgcAAATATTCTCTTG AGAAGCCAACGAATGCTCCAATAGAGAATTCTCAAAGAG ATGTTGCAACAGAGCCCTCAAACCCAGTATTCCCAGTAGAACGCCATAAGAAAGATG ACCCTGTTCAGAGTCTTGCCTACATCCTCATTCCCAGCAttcctgtgctgcttctcctggTGGTTGTTACAGccatcttctggttttggttttttgcgaAGAG GAGACAGGAGCGAATAGATGCAGGCCCAAAGGAAGAAGATGCATGGCTGTCTAACTCCAGGAAGAACAGTCCAAATCTGGATATTTACAAAGTAATCAAGAAGCAGTCAGAAGCAGATCTGGCTGGAACCAGGCCTGACATTAAGAATTCTTCCTTCCGTACACAGGAAGATAAGATGCTTGACAGCCTCTCCAGGGATTATGATGATGCGGCAATGAATACATCAACGAGTGGCTTTGTGACATTGGCCAGTACTGAAAGTGGCTTTGTGACCAATGATATCTATGAGCTGTGTGGAGATCGTGTGGGGAGGAGCAAGGAATCGGCCTGGGTGGAGAATGAGATTTATGGATATTAA
- the LAYN gene encoding layilin isoform X1, which translates to MLAAAALCAAALGWAAGARLLSAVDISLRRGQTVCRGGTQQPCYKIVYFHDASRRISYEEAHLACRADGGHLVSIETEAEQRLIEKFIESLLASDGDFWIGLRRKKEEVDNSTECQNLYSWSDGSSSKFRNWYVDEPSCGSEICVVMYHQPSAPPGVGGSYMFQWNDDRCNMKNNFICKYSLEKPTNAPIENSQRDVATEPSNPVFPVERHKKDGNVTVVETKDPVQSLAYILIPSIPVLLLLVVVTAIFWFWFFAKRRQERIDAGPKEEDAWLSNSRKNSPNLDIYKVIKKQSEADLAGTRPDIKNSSFRTQEDKMLDSLSRDYDDAAMNTSTSGFVTLASTESGFVTNDIYELCGDRVGRSKESAWVENEIYGY; encoded by the exons ATGCTGGCGGCCGCGGCCCTGTGCGCCGccgcgctgggctgggctgcgggggcACGGCTGCTCAGCG CAGTGGACATATCGCTCAGAAGAG gACAGACAGTTTGCCGGGGTGGAACACAGCAACCATGCtacaaaatagtttattttcatGATGCTTCACGCAGGATCAGCTATGAAGAAGCACACCTTGCCTGCAGAGCTGATGGCGGACATCTAGTCAGTATTGAAACAGAAGCAGAGCAAAGACTGATTGAAAAATTTATTGAAAGTCTCTTAGCTTCTGATGGAGATTTTTGGATAGGGcttaggaggaaaaaggaggaggtaGACAATAGTACAGAGTGTCAGAACCTCTACTCCTGGTCAGATGGCAGCTCCTCCAAGTTCCG GAACTGGTATGTAGATGAGCCATCCTGTGGGAGTGAAATCTGTGTTGTGATGTACCACCAGCCATCTGCCCCACCAGGTGTCGGAGGTTCTTACATGTTTCAGTGGAACGATGACAGATGCaatatgaaaaataacttcatttgcAAATATTCTCTTG AGAAGCCAACGAATGCTCCAATAGAGAATTCTCAAAGAG ATGTTGCAACAGAGCCCTCAAACCCAGTATTCCCAGTAGAACGCCATAAGAAAGATGGTAATGTAACAGTTGTAGAAACCAAAG ACCCTGTTCAGAGTCTTGCCTACATCCTCATTCCCAGCAttcctgtgctgcttctcctggTGGTTGTTACAGccatcttctggttttggttttttgcgaAGAG GAGACAGGAGCGAATAGATGCAGGCCCAAAGGAAGAAGATGCATGGCTGTCTAACTCCAGGAAGAACAGTCCAAATCTGGATATTTACAAAGTAATCAAGAAGCAGTCAGAAGCAGATCTGGCTGGAACCAGGCCTGACATTAAGAATTCTTCCTTCCGTACACAGGAAGATAAGATGCTTGACAGCCTCTCCAGGGATTATGATGATGCGGCAATGAATACATCAACGAGTGGCTTTGTGACATTGGCCAGTACTGAAAGTGGCTTTGTGACCAATGATATCTATGAGCTGTGTGGAGATCGTGTGGGGAGGAGCAAGGAATCGGCCTGGGTGGAGAATGAGATTTATGGATATTAA
- the LAYN gene encoding layilin isoform X6, with amino-acid sequence MLAAAALCAAALGWAAGARLLSAVDISLRRGQTVCRGGTQQPCYKIVYFHDASRRISYEEAHLACRADGGHLVSIETEAEQRLIEKFIESLLASDGDFWIGLRRKKEEVDNSTECQNLYSWSDGSSSKFRNWYVDEPSCGSEICVVMYHQPSAPPEKPTNAPIENSQRDVATEPSNPVFPVERHKKDGNVTVVETKDPVQSLAYILIPSIPVLLLLVVVTAIFWFWFFAKRRQERIDAGPKEEDAWLSNSRKNSPNLDIYKVIKKQSEADLAGTRPDIKNSSFRTQEDKMLDSLSRDYDDAAMNTSTSGFVTLASTESGFVTNDIYELCGDRVGRSKESAWVENEIYGY; translated from the exons ATGCTGGCGGCCGCGGCCCTGTGCGCCGccgcgctgggctgggctgcgggggcACGGCTGCTCAGCG CAGTGGACATATCGCTCAGAAGAG gACAGACAGTTTGCCGGGGTGGAACACAGCAACCATGCtacaaaatagtttattttcatGATGCTTCACGCAGGATCAGCTATGAAGAAGCACACCTTGCCTGCAGAGCTGATGGCGGACATCTAGTCAGTATTGAAACAGAAGCAGAGCAAAGACTGATTGAAAAATTTATTGAAAGTCTCTTAGCTTCTGATGGAGATTTTTGGATAGGGcttaggaggaaaaaggaggaggtaGACAATAGTACAGAGTGTCAGAACCTCTACTCCTGGTCAGATGGCAGCTCCTCCAAGTTCCG GAACTGGTATGTAGATGAGCCATCCTGTGGGAGTGAAATCTGTGTTGTGATGTACCACCAGCCATCTGCCCCACCAG AGAAGCCAACGAATGCTCCAATAGAGAATTCTCAAAGAG ATGTTGCAACAGAGCCCTCAAACCCAGTATTCCCAGTAGAACGCCATAAGAAAGATGGTAATGTAACAGTTGTAGAAACCAAAG ACCCTGTTCAGAGTCTTGCCTACATCCTCATTCCCAGCAttcctgtgctgcttctcctggTGGTTGTTACAGccatcttctggttttggttttttgcgaAGAG GAGACAGGAGCGAATAGATGCAGGCCCAAAGGAAGAAGATGCATGGCTGTCTAACTCCAGGAAGAACAGTCCAAATCTGGATATTTACAAAGTAATCAAGAAGCAGTCAGAAGCAGATCTGGCTGGAACCAGGCCTGACATTAAGAATTCTTCCTTCCGTACACAGGAAGATAAGATGCTTGACAGCCTCTCCAGGGATTATGATGATGCGGCAATGAATACATCAACGAGTGGCTTTGTGACATTGGCCAGTACTGAAAGTGGCTTTGTGACCAATGATATCTATGAGCTGTGTGGAGATCGTGTGGGGAGGAGCAAGGAATCGGCCTGGGTGGAGAATGAGATTTATGGATATTAA
- the LAYN gene encoding layilin isoform X8 yields MLAAAALCAAALGWAAGARLLSAVDISLRRGQTVCRGGTQQPCYKIVYFHDASRRISYEEAHLACRADGGHLVSIETEAEQRLIEKFIESLLASDGDFWIGLRRKKEEVDNSTECQNLYSWSDGSSSKFRNWYVDEPSCGSEICVVMYHQPSAPPEKPTNAPIENSQRDPVQSLAYILIPSIPVLLLLVVVTAIFWFWFFAKRRQERIDAGPKEEDAWLSNSRKNSPNLDIYKVIKKQSEADLAGTRPDIKNSSFRTQEDKMLDSLSRDYDDAAMNTSTSGFVTLASTESGFVTNDIYELCGDRVGRSKESAWVENEIYGY; encoded by the exons ATGCTGGCGGCCGCGGCCCTGTGCGCCGccgcgctgggctgggctgcgggggcACGGCTGCTCAGCG CAGTGGACATATCGCTCAGAAGAG gACAGACAGTTTGCCGGGGTGGAACACAGCAACCATGCtacaaaatagtttattttcatGATGCTTCACGCAGGATCAGCTATGAAGAAGCACACCTTGCCTGCAGAGCTGATGGCGGACATCTAGTCAGTATTGAAACAGAAGCAGAGCAAAGACTGATTGAAAAATTTATTGAAAGTCTCTTAGCTTCTGATGGAGATTTTTGGATAGGGcttaggaggaaaaaggaggaggtaGACAATAGTACAGAGTGTCAGAACCTCTACTCCTGGTCAGATGGCAGCTCCTCCAAGTTCCG GAACTGGTATGTAGATGAGCCATCCTGTGGGAGTGAAATCTGTGTTGTGATGTACCACCAGCCATCTGCCCCACCAG AGAAGCCAACGAATGCTCCAATAGAGAATTCTCAAAGAG ACCCTGTTCAGAGTCTTGCCTACATCCTCATTCCCAGCAttcctgtgctgcttctcctggTGGTTGTTACAGccatcttctggttttggttttttgcgaAGAG GAGACAGGAGCGAATAGATGCAGGCCCAAAGGAAGAAGATGCATGGCTGTCTAACTCCAGGAAGAACAGTCCAAATCTGGATATTTACAAAGTAATCAAGAAGCAGTCAGAAGCAGATCTGGCTGGAACCAGGCCTGACATTAAGAATTCTTCCTTCCGTACACAGGAAGATAAGATGCTTGACAGCCTCTCCAGGGATTATGATGATGCGGCAATGAATACATCAACGAGTGGCTTTGTGACATTGGCCAGTACTGAAAGTGGCTTTGTGACCAATGATATCTATGAGCTGTGTGGAGATCGTGTGGGGAGGAGCAAGGAATCGGCCTGGGTGGAGAATGAGATTTATGGATATTAA
- the LAYN gene encoding layilin isoform X2: MLAAAALCAAALGWAAGARLLSGQTVCRGGTQQPCYKIVYFHDASRRISYEEAHLACRADGGHLVSIETEAEQRLIEKFIESLLASDGDFWIGLRRKKEEVDNSTECQNLYSWSDGSSSKFRNWYVDEPSCGSEICVVMYHQPSAPPGVGGSYMFQWNDDRCNMKNNFICKYSLEKPTNAPIENSQRDVATEPSNPVFPVERHKKDGNVTVVETKDPVQSLAYILIPSIPVLLLLVVVTAIFWFWFFAKRRQERIDAGPKEEDAWLSNSRKNSPNLDIYKVIKKQSEADLAGTRPDIKNSSFRTQEDKMLDSLSRDYDDAAMNTSTSGFVTLASTESGFVTNDIYELCGDRVGRSKESAWVENEIYGY, from the exons ATGCTGGCGGCCGCGGCCCTGTGCGCCGccgcgctgggctgggctgcgggggcACGGCTGCTCAGCG gACAGACAGTTTGCCGGGGTGGAACACAGCAACCATGCtacaaaatagtttattttcatGATGCTTCACGCAGGATCAGCTATGAAGAAGCACACCTTGCCTGCAGAGCTGATGGCGGACATCTAGTCAGTATTGAAACAGAAGCAGAGCAAAGACTGATTGAAAAATTTATTGAAAGTCTCTTAGCTTCTGATGGAGATTTTTGGATAGGGcttaggaggaaaaaggaggaggtaGACAATAGTACAGAGTGTCAGAACCTCTACTCCTGGTCAGATGGCAGCTCCTCCAAGTTCCG GAACTGGTATGTAGATGAGCCATCCTGTGGGAGTGAAATCTGTGTTGTGATGTACCACCAGCCATCTGCCCCACCAGGTGTCGGAGGTTCTTACATGTTTCAGTGGAACGATGACAGATGCaatatgaaaaataacttcatttgcAAATATTCTCTTG AGAAGCCAACGAATGCTCCAATAGAGAATTCTCAAAGAG ATGTTGCAACAGAGCCCTCAAACCCAGTATTCCCAGTAGAACGCCATAAGAAAGATGGTAATGTAACAGTTGTAGAAACCAAAG ACCCTGTTCAGAGTCTTGCCTACATCCTCATTCCCAGCAttcctgtgctgcttctcctggTGGTTGTTACAGccatcttctggttttggttttttgcgaAGAG GAGACAGGAGCGAATAGATGCAGGCCCAAAGGAAGAAGATGCATGGCTGTCTAACTCCAGGAAGAACAGTCCAAATCTGGATATTTACAAAGTAATCAAGAAGCAGTCAGAAGCAGATCTGGCTGGAACCAGGCCTGACATTAAGAATTCTTCCTTCCGTACACAGGAAGATAAGATGCTTGACAGCCTCTCCAGGGATTATGATGATGCGGCAATGAATACATCAACGAGTGGCTTTGTGACATTGGCCAGTACTGAAAGTGGCTTTGTGACCAATGATATCTATGAGCTGTGTGGAGATCGTGTGGGGAGGAGCAAGGAATCGGCCTGGGTGGAGAATGAGATTTATGGATATTAA